cattagtaattaattcattttgtcaaatcccgacttaaatcccttataatccatatttgcgggttttcgtcaataaaatcaattcgggttttagatattcgattcattaatattgagtctctggaattcatcattgatatactttcatctgttatttattgTTACCATCagtagttcgtcattaataaccttatttagcctaattaatttgattagtttgttaatcTGTATCATTAATCCcgtaattaatcttgtaaataattcgttctaattagttttatccatgttttactgtttttatgactcaatcacatgtaaataatatgttaaataacttctatccgagtcaattatcaataatcaagcattaaaatcacccacgaagattacactactacaaaaatggaCGTAATGCAACATTTCGGTAGCAACACTTTATATTTACGTTGCAATTTTGAGTTAATTATGCAACGCTTTATTCAAAAATGTTGCTTTTACTTATATAGGGCATCACTTTAAGAAAAGTGTTGCATTGTACTACTATAAGTGCAACATTTCGAAACAAGCGTTGTATTTTGTCGCAACACTTTGAGCAACACTAGTGTTACTTCTATGAGAATTTTTCATTTACCGCCCTACTAATTGTAAAAGTGAAAATTAGGCGGCATTCTTAAGTTTTGGGAATACTAACCATCAAAGGggacataaaaaataaaataaaatattctCTTATTCTCTACCAACAATATGTTTCTTCCgtcaaaaaataataaaatattctCTTATTCTCTACCAACCTTAATTATTCACATCAGTTATAAAAACAAAACAATgtaacttttattttatttttctatttacatCAGTTATACTACAATCGACGTTATTTTATTTAGATTAAACTTATATTGCATCGGTTTCTTACTTTCTTAATGAACTGATGTAACGGAATTCCGATCCAATACATACACAATATCACATTAGGAAAAATAATAAACCCTTCCCCTTCCCCTCCCCCTCGAAACCCCTTACCCTCCTCGCATACCGTCCACAGTCGCCCTCCACCGTCTGTCTACCACCATCGACGACCACAGTCGCACGCCGCCGCCCTTCACCACAGTCACTCTTCACCATTATAAACCCTTCGCGAATTTGCCTTCAACTGTTAGATAGGGTTCACTCTTCTCCGCTGTCTTCACCACCACCCGCCACCGCAGCGATTACTCTTCCTCCGCCACTGATTTTCATCTCATCTGGTTGTCCTTTCCTTGCCATCACATTTTGAAGGATTAATCTACTTGAGGTGCGTAATTTATGTATTTCCGTTTGGTTGTTGTCTTTAATTTGCTGTTATCCAGGCTAATTAATTATGCCTATACTTATTTGATGAATAGTCTCAATGAGTTTTGAGAAATTCGTTGGGTTTCAATGGTCGTTTGGTCAGAAGTGGGTATGCGAAGACTTTAATTAGGGTTTTTTGATTTCGAAATTGGAGGAAGTTGATATACACGACTAGCGCTCTTATTCTCTGGGATATTGAATCTAATTGCTACTACTGTTGTTTAATAGATTTGAGTTTTTGTTATCTGCAGATTGTGGACAAACATGGCGATTTTCGAAAATTTCCTTATGTATGTTGCTTCCTTGGAGTTTTGAATGAGAGGTAGTGGTTGCAATTGCTCATTTTCTCTTCATCACCTTTTTTACTCTCCTTCCCAGCAACACTTTTACTTGGAAATTGCCTTCTTTTACTACACCTTTTGCTTTTTATTATTAATCGTTTTATTGTTAAGGCCCTCAACTATATCATCATAGAGCCCTGAGCTGTAAACTAATGCAGGTAGTTATTATCATCATAGGTTTATGTCGACTAATATTGGGGAAGGAGTTGATAAAGTCGGGTACTTGAGTGATGCTGCTGAGGCTATAACTGATGTATCTACGGAGGTGATAGCTTCCGAAGCTCTGGTTTTGAGTGAAGTTGCAATTGCGGCAGCAGATTCCGCGTTTCCTGTTGCTGCCTTGCAATATGTGATCGATAGCGTACATTATTTTACTAGATTGGGTTCGTCAGAAATGCTCTAAAATACACTTCTCTGGTTGTGTATTAATCGGTTTAAAAGTTTTAAGCTTTTAAACTGGCTGATTTGAGTTTTGTCGCATTTTAGGGCTGCGTCGATAGCTCTTACCACGGTACTGATCCGTGGGGTTTCAGTCCCTCTTTTCCTCAATCTGTTCAAATTGACCTCTAAATTGGCGGTATGGAGCTGTTCTGGAAACGTTATAATTTATGCTAATTTTTTCTTAGAAAACTAATCGAGCCCTTTGTGTATTTATATCTGCTTTGTGGTAGCATTTTCTTGATTTAAAAATTGTGAATGCTTTATGGGTGATTGTTTTGTAGCTAACATAACTAGACTAACATTACTTTGGATCTCTTTTAGTAGCAGATGGAGAGTTTTCTTTATGTTAGTGAACACTCGGCCATTCCTCTCAGATCAAATGCTGTAAACTAATGCAGCCAGGCTACATCCAAACCATTTGTTTCTCCAATGCTTTTTAGCATACCTCCTGTTAGACCACACAAGTCCCAAAGTTGTTTACAGAGTTTTTCAATGCTATGTATAACCTGCTTAGGCAATAAGAGACTGGTGCACCAAAAGTTCTCCAGCTAGGTGTATAATCAAAGTGTTTAGGCTCTATAAATATTCATCTTGTACTTGTTCTAATTAGCTGGGTGTTCTTACGGTGTATATAGAGCAATGAACTTTTGAGGAACTGTTGAAATGCgtgttcattttatatttcccttgttatttgtttgattttctGTTTCAATTCAGTGGTTGTTTGATCTATGATTTCTTTATCAAAATGATGTAGAGTTTGTGGATGAGAGTCACATCTAGAAAGGCGATGGTGAAGACATTTCCAGAAAGGAGTATAAAAGCCAAATAAGGCAGAACTGGTGTTCGTTTACCTTTGTTAAGTTCATAAAATAACTCCATCTCTCATCACATCTAGAAAGACGATTGTGTAAATGATGTGGGCAGGTGCGAAACGAGATTAGGACCagacaagaagagatttgaggaTTTAGCATTTCTGAATTCGGCGCAAAGTGTGGTGTGTTTCATATGATCCTCTATTAGTAAGCTTATGTTTTATCCTTTTATCTCTAGCGAAAAAGTTAAGCAAAGTCAATTGACATGGTTTTATATGACTTGGTTTTACTAGACACCAGATAACGTATATGATTGCACCTGCATTGGGATTGAAGCATTGAAGTAAATTAGCTATCCTATTCTGGTATTTGCTTCATTTTTCCGACCGTATTTGTGACTCAACATGGAAGTTAAAGCAATATATTAATCAGAAATGTCGATAGTAGATTTGGGTTTGCTTACGTAAACTAGGAGTAATACCTAATTTATCTACGCGTCATATTTAGTATGGAGTGAATCATTTTTGTGATCATAAGTCTGGACTAGACTGTAGGGTATGTAATAGAACTCTCTAACTTAGATTTATAATTTAGATTGATTATGCTCTTTAGCGAATTTGGTTTAGCACTCTTCATGATTGGTAGACACTGGTTATCCTTCTGGTATTGTAGTTTCTAGACTGACTGTAATTTCAAATTAGTCTTGGTTTGTTATGTTCTTAGATGAAACTTGAGTTAGAGTTTCTTCCATAAAGTTCcatttaattaagttgtataaggAACTTCTGACACCAAGAGATGTCTCACTTTGTTCTTGTACACTATGAATGTGATCTGAATATCTGATTCTTTTTCTCACTTGCCATTTTTCAGCATTTCGGGCAGTGGAAACGGTTGATTCGTTGACTCATTGTCAAGGAGAAGGGGGCTTGAACTTTAGCTTTTGTCTGGATTAGCTGCTAGCTGCTGGTGCTGATCAGTATATACTCTTTTTTTTGAGTTTAGGTAAACAACTAGCAGGTAAGTTATGTAATAACTTGGCGGTTCATATCCCAACTAGTATCTTCAAAACATGTGCATATTTGTAATTTGGagtatttatttataaattatgGTAGCAAATGCAGCTGTTTTCCTTAGAAATTCAATTACGCCGAGTATAGCTGCCTTTGGTATGAGCTGTGCCTTGAACTGCCTTTGGTATAAACTGTGCCTTGAACTGTCTTTGGTATGAACTGTGCCTTTTGCTGTCTTTGCTACCATTTTCTTGTTTGTAGTGATTGGTAAGGAGCCTTTACAGTTATATGATGGCAATGTTTGTCCAATACGTAGATTTGGTGCCGATTTGGTGCGCAAACTGGCTGATCTTgtttaatatatatgattgaggTGTTGAGTAGCAAACTGAACCAATTACGCCTAGTTAACTCACTAATAGACTAAGATTATGGATAGTGCTCCTGTATGTTGGTGCATATGTATGCTGATCTTGCTGCCGATATGCAAGCATCATAAATTATATGTTGTTCTATATATCTCCATGAATTTAGGAACTTTTGCATTTGTCTTCATCTTGTGTATCCACTCTCGATCTTCTCTGGAAATTTGAGCACATAATCATGTTTACATTTGTCCCATAACCAATGCTGCCTGTACTCCTTTTTGGTACCCAAGGAATCTCCAGTTAGTTTGCTCACAGGGAATCTCCAGTTAGTTTCCTGGTTCAGGCACGCACTGAACAACTCTCTTGTTATAAGCACACTCAAAGTAGATGTGAGATATACATTCCTCAGCTTGCCCACAAGTTACGCGTGGAAGCTATGAGCGTGCTGTCTATCATATATGGCTGGACAGGCCTACCTTTGCAGATCAAACTCAAACGTTTCACATAGGCTACACCTTGTGTACAATCACGTACTCTATTTTCTGcacgtccttgttaattagttgttctttaatgcattatttattatttcgtgataattaagtgtgacgtatcatctatgcctattgagcctttgaatcctcaaatctaataatgttctattttttatgttacaggttgcatttgaggtattaacaatgatgacgggttgattttttgtccggttggcaacatatatatgctcacaatacaagaatgaagacttataattagtagctttcaaatagtcgttaagaattattatttgttctatttaaacatttgttatatttgttttagttaaATAATTGAACATTTGCGATCAAAGTTCTACTTTTGATCCTTTTTTGAAATGTAATTGACATATATTTTTGAGACTGAATCAATTGAATGCACAATTAGAGAGAATTACAATTGTTGCGTGCCTTACAAGTCCTTATGTCGTTGCACTTTATTAAGTGTTGTTTTTGAATAAATTAGTGTTGCATTTGTGTATTATAAGTGTTGTTTTGGGACGTACCCAGTGTTGCgtttccaaaataaaaatgttgcattaatttcATATAAGTGTTGCTTATCAACATGAAAAGTATTGCATTAGTTCAGAAATTGTTGCTTTTTTTACATAAGAAATGTTGCATTAGAAGATAAAAAATGTTGCCTTTGCAATtgaaaaagcgttgcataaacatgaccaatgcaacacttttcaaaagtgttgcttcagattaaaaagtgttgcattaagcgttgcaatgacctaatgcaacaagacctgatgtagcacttgattaagtgttgcataaactctattgcaacatttatatgacattatgcaacaatagcaaagtgttgctatagaatctaaatgtagtagtgttaacaatttgcaattccggcttcacagccagaactgaagtcaggaacagacgcatcgTTCGCTGCACCTCTTCCCAAGGACGCAGCTTTGCtgtgcctgttccgggttgagttctgtctctgaactcccgtttttgccttgacctagtttattaattacgtattaattaactattattcgtattatcattaataatctgttcgttaatttatttattctttcttcaAAACCATCCGTttcaaatgtattttcgacgtaaatcagttaatcaattgtaattattgtaattttcttcattgttttttttatggtatttccatattgtatgattatttacttgctctcacatgcaattaacctaaatctctacttcgacccaatgagttctaattaattgttaattgacttagttaattctcacatgttaggattaatctaatggatgtttcattgcatgcatataaccttcaacatatcaagtatagacgattttccctaatcattagtagaggctgctatcgaggcaggcgagattaggtgttcgatcaaaagagcttcctgatacgtaccctcaccccttactccagatctctgtgaacatccgtgttcattggcatccacgagagtccttctagacatagaatgctaagggtaacgagttcttggtgttcatgtcactactttgtgtcttgacatagcatgaggtattcgaacgatttccgattttccacaataaattagtggcgactccacaaatgcaaagcttgctcgctttcactacccgagcgacccccatgggcccgcgtccacagtatCCTTCttttgtaagaaaggactgcctacgtatccacctgaaaaatgtgaaatcaaaccatactcgtagttcaggtgttttgtttgGGTGCAAATGGATGTCGCCTTCGACAGATCAAAGGACGTTTGAAACGTGGCAAGGTGCCGCAAATTAGACTCGATataacatgcaatttcaaatcagaacgtgttgaggaacttgacttgaaaggggtaCGGTGGTCACTAGTTGTAAAACTTGGGTGAGGTTTGTTGGTTGCTAGGTCtttaagggtagtatttcttgagttggtctaagtTGGTCGGGTTTGAGAAATCCTCCcagtctaggtcactcagtctcactgcaccccccgaaagtattttcttgaccaggtatgacccggcccaattaggtttgaatttccccctcggatcgacgggtagtggtgatcgaaccgacttgaggaccaagtcgccttctttgatatt
The Silene latifolia isolate original U9 population chromosome 11, ASM4854445v1, whole genome shotgun sequence genome window above contains:
- the LOC141611724 gene encoding mitochondrial inner membrane protein OXA1-like — its product is MRGSYYHHRFMSTNIGEGVDKVGYLSDAAEAITDVSTEVIASEALVLSEVAIAAADSAFPVAALQYVIDSVHYFTRLGLRR